In Carya illinoinensis cultivar Pawnee chromosome 9, C.illinoinensisPawnee_v1, whole genome shotgun sequence, the following are encoded in one genomic region:
- the LOC122275033 gene encoding NDR1/HIN1-like protein 10 codes for MGSKNGCGCCSCLCGCLFSCLLSLIFQILFTLLIILALAGFIFWLIFRPNEVKFHVTDASLTQFNFSTGDNNLHYNLALNVSVRNPNKRIGIYYDRIEANAYYQGQRFDTETLTPFYQGHKNTTVLSPVFQGQRLLTLGSGDVSKFDSEKTDGTFGVSLRLNLRIRAKLGWIKIGHFKPKIKCGLKVPLKSNGTLSAAAFETTKCDFDL; via the coding sequence ATGGGATCAAAAAATGGGTGCGGCTGTTGCAGCTGCCTATGCGGGTGCCTATTCAGTTGCCTTCTCAGCCTTATTTTCCAGATCTTGTTCACGTTGCTCATCATCCTCGCCCTCGCCGGGTTCATCTTCTGGCTCATCTTCCGCCCCAATGAGGTCAAGTTCCACGTGACTGACGCCTCGCTCACCCAGTTCAATTTCTCCACTGGGGACAACAACCTTCACTACAACCTGGCCCTCAACGTCTCCGTCAGGAACCCCAACAAGAGGATCGGTATTTATTACGACCGCATTGAGGCCAACGCCTACTACCAAGGCCAGCGCTTCGACACCGAGACTTTGACGCCGTTTTACCAGGGACACAAGAATACGACCGTTCTCAGCCCGGTGTTTCAAGGCCAGCGATTGCTTACGCTCGGCAGCGGCGATGTCTCCAAGTTCGATTCTGAAAAGACTGATGGGACTTTCGGTGTCTCTTTGAGGCTAAATCTTCGGATTAGAGCCAAGCTGGGTTGGATCAAAATTGGGCACTTCAAGCCCAAGATCAAGTGTGGCTTGAAGGTTCCTCTCAAGTCTAATGGGACATTATCAGCTGCTGCTTTTGAGACGACGAAATGCGACTTCGATCTCTGA
- the LOC122277812 gene encoding NDR1/HIN1-like protein 1, which yields MSADCGHHGHKRRKIFRRICAGILIFNFIILVTVLIVWAILQPSKPRFVLQDATVYAFNVSSPPNFLTSTFQVTLYSRNPNDKIGVYYDKLDVYASYRNQQITLRSQIPPTYQGHNEVNIWSPFIYGTNVPVAPYNALSLSQDQANGAVLLNIKIDGRVRWKVGTFISGRYHFYVRCPAFINFGAARTNGILVENSGVKYQLVQNCKVSV from the coding sequence ATGTCGGCGGATTGCGGCCACCATGGGCACAAGCGGCGCAAGATATTCCGGCGAATCTGTGCAGGCATCCTCATCTTCAATTTCATCATCCTGGTGACTGTGCTCATTGTCTGGGCCATTCTCCAGCCAAGCAAGCCCAGGTTTGTACTCCAGGACGCTACCGTCTACGCCTTCAACGTCTCCTCCCCGCCGAACTTCCTCACGTCCACCTTCCAGGTCACCCTTTACTCCCGCAATCCGAATGACAAGATCGGTGTTTACTACGACAAGCTCGACGTCTACGCCAGCTACCGCAACCAGCAGATCACCCTCCGCAGCCAAATCCCTCCCACCTACCAGGGCCACAACGAAGTCAACATCTGGTCCCCCTTCATCTACGGAACCAACGTGCCGGTGGCTCCGTACAACGCCCTCTCGCTCAGCCAGGACCAGGCCAATGGTGCCGTGCTGCTCAACATCAAGATCGACGGACGGGTCAGATGGAAAGTTGGGACCTTCATTTCGGGCCGCTACCATTTCTACGTGAGGTGTCCCGCCTTTATTAATTTCGGAGCGGCCAGGACTAACGGTATTCTCGTCGAAAATAGTGGCGTTAAGTACCAGTTAGTACAGAATTGTAAGGTTAGCGTATGA
- the LOC122275161 gene encoding NDR1/HIN1-like protein 10 isoform X1, whose translation MNTMASAAAVAATTTGAPDKMVIGYPALSNHVAAGYPAPGTAYPYAVPPPSSYPQAYRTVGPRHSRSQPSFLCRLIAAATVLFAILGLLFLITWLVLKPRLPVFRVDSVSASPLNTTRSQLTAAWNITLVVRNPNTKLSIYYDRVQASVFYKDGSLISTMPLPPFFQPKRNETRVRFQLGVVGQYVGEYVATEISDERAGGSVGFGVRVLAWMRFRTRSWWRTSQCLLRVYCDRIQIGVDPSKASRSLTSQPGSCEYVDRRI comes from the exons ATGAATACGATGGCTTCGGCAGCAGCAGTAGCAGCAACAACAACCGGAGCCCCAGACAAAATGGTTATCGGCTACCCGGCTCTGTCCAACCACGTCGCAGCCGGTTACCCAGCCCCCGGGACAGCCTACCCTTATGCGGTCCCACCTCCTTCCTCCTACCCTCAAGCCTACCGTACTGTGGGCCCTCGCCATAGCCGCAGTCAGCCCTCCTTCCTCTGCCGTCTCATCGCCGCCGCGACCGTCCTGTTCGCCATCCTCGGCCTGCTCTTCTTGATCACCTGGCTCGTCCTCAAGCCCCGCCTACCGGTGTTCCGGGTCGACTCGGTGTCTGCCTCCCCTCTCAATACGACTCGCTCCCAGTTAACCGCCGCGTGGAACATAACCCTCGTAGTCCGTAATCCCAACACCAAGCTTAGCATCTACTACGACCGTGTGCAGGCCTCTGTCTTCTACAAGGACGGGTCCCTAATCAGTACGATGCCGTTACCGCCCTTCTTCCAACCGAAGAGGAACGAGACCCGGGTCAGGTTCCAACTCGGTGTGGTAGGTCAGTACGTGGGTGAATACGTGGCGACAGAGATTTCGGACGAGAGGGCTGGTGGGTCGGTGGGATTCGGGGTCAGAGTGCTTGCTTGGATGAGGTTTAGGACTAGATCTTGGTGGAGAACGAGTCAATGTCTGCTTCGGGTTTACTGCGATCGGATTCAAATCGGGGTTGACCCGAGTAAAGCTTCCAGATCTTTGACGAGTCAACCCGGGTCTTGCGAG TACGTAGATCGTCGAATCTGA
- the LOC122275161 gene encoding NDR1/HIN1-like protein 10 isoform X2 codes for MNTMASAAAVAATTTGAPDKMVIGYPALSNHVAAGYPAPGTAYPYAVPPPSSYPQAYRTVGPRHSRSQPSFLCRLIAAATVLFAILGLLFLITWLVLKPRLPVFRVDSVSASPLNTTRSQLTAAWNITLVVRNPNTKLSIYYDRVQASVFYKDGSLISTMPLPPFFQPKRNETRVRFQLGVVGQYVGEYVATEISDERAGGSVGFGVRVLAWMRFRTRSWWRTSQCLLRVYCDRIQIGVDPSKASRSLTSQPGSCEVELE; via the coding sequence ATGAATACGATGGCTTCGGCAGCAGCAGTAGCAGCAACAACAACCGGAGCCCCAGACAAAATGGTTATCGGCTACCCGGCTCTGTCCAACCACGTCGCAGCCGGTTACCCAGCCCCCGGGACAGCCTACCCTTATGCGGTCCCACCTCCTTCCTCCTACCCTCAAGCCTACCGTACTGTGGGCCCTCGCCATAGCCGCAGTCAGCCCTCCTTCCTCTGCCGTCTCATCGCCGCCGCGACCGTCCTGTTCGCCATCCTCGGCCTGCTCTTCTTGATCACCTGGCTCGTCCTCAAGCCCCGCCTACCGGTGTTCCGGGTCGACTCGGTGTCTGCCTCCCCTCTCAATACGACTCGCTCCCAGTTAACCGCCGCGTGGAACATAACCCTCGTAGTCCGTAATCCCAACACCAAGCTTAGCATCTACTACGACCGTGTGCAGGCCTCTGTCTTCTACAAGGACGGGTCCCTAATCAGTACGATGCCGTTACCGCCCTTCTTCCAACCGAAGAGGAACGAGACCCGGGTCAGGTTCCAACTCGGTGTGGTAGGTCAGTACGTGGGTGAATACGTGGCGACAGAGATTTCGGACGAGAGGGCTGGTGGGTCGGTGGGATTCGGGGTCAGAGTGCTTGCTTGGATGAGGTTTAGGACTAGATCTTGGTGGAGAACGAGTCAATGTCTGCTTCGGGTTTACTGCGATCGGATTCAAATCGGGGTTGACCCGAGTAAAGCTTCCAGATCTTTGACGAGTCAACCCGGGTCTTGCGAGGTTGAACTTGAGTAG
- the LOC122275937 gene encoding uncharacterized protein LOC122275937 produces the protein MASRSEDQPGKEPGQPSDANQNNAPTAPNGHPQPPTSHTPVMGYPYPNPYGQPYHGYPPNANNAAYPYNSQPPPAAYYHTQSSHPSSGSGFFRGCLVAVVIFVVLSFLTSLVMWFVLRPEFPVFRVDTFTVSNFNASEDFDLKAIWEANVTVSNPNHKLKVYLNEIENSLLYNEELLTFSYGEPLLLDTKGQGVLRVKLSRNNPSDPRPVLDKLVLKEISLDQSAGSMSFNFRMVVSTAFRHKSWWTTHRTLGVFCDELNVGFVGASGNGTFPAGQSRVCAVYV, from the coding sequence ATGGCTTCTCGTTCCGAAGACCAGCCCGGTAAAGAACCTGGTCAGCCTTCGGATGCGAACCAGAACAACGCTCCGACAGCTCCTAATGGTCATCCCCAACCTCCGACGAGTCATACCCCCGTTATGGGGTACCCGTACCCGAACCCATATGGGCAACCCTATCATGGTTACCCTCCCAATGCAAACAACGCTGCCTACCCTTATAATTCTCAACCACCGCCAGCAGCCTATTATCATACCCAGTCATCCCATCCCTCGAGCGGCTCAGGCTTCTTTCGTGGCTGTTTAGTGGCGGTGGTTATATTCGTAGTCCTCTCGTTCCTGACCAGTCTCGTCATGTGGTTTGTTCTACGTCCAGAATTCCCAGTTTTCAGAGTAGACACGTTCACCGTTTCCAATTTCAACGCCTCCGAGGATTTCGATTTGAAGGCTATATGGGAAGCCAACGTTACGGTTTCGAACCCCAACCATAAACTGAAAGTTTACTTGAATGAAATTGAGAATTCTCTCCTTTACAACGAAGAACTATTGACGTTCTCGTATGGGGAGCCTTTGCTCCTGGATACAAAGGGACAAGGCGTATTGCGTGTGAAGCTATCCAGGAATAACCCTTCGGATCCACGCCCAGTGCTGGATAAGTTGGTGTTGAAGGAGATTAGCCTTGACCAAAGCGCAGGCTCGATGAGCTTCAATTTCAGGATGGTGGTGTCGACGGCATTCAGACATAAATCATGGTGGACGACGCACAGAACACTGGGAGTTTTTTGTGATGAACTGAATGTTGGTTTTGTGGGTGCCTCTGGCAATGGAACGTTTCCTGCTGGCCAGTCTAGGGTCTGTGCGGTTTATGTGTGA